From the genome of Methylocystis bryophila, one region includes:
- a CDS encoding MaoC family dehydratase yields MTLYLEDLSVGQLFRSEPRVLTPEEIIRFARDNDPQYFHLDAEAAKASLFGGLVASGWQTAALSMRLLVEGPAPFAGGLIGMGAELSWPQPVRPGDSIRIEGEVTEIKRSRSRPNRGIATIKLTTYNQRDEPVQKLVARALVFARGAGA; encoded by the coding sequence ATGACGCTCTATCTCGAAGATTTGTCCGTCGGTCAGCTGTTTCGTTCCGAGCCCCGCGTCCTGACGCCCGAGGAGATCATTCGCTTCGCGCGCGACAATGATCCGCAATATTTCCACCTCGACGCGGAGGCCGCGAAGGCGAGCCTGTTCGGCGGGCTCGTCGCGAGCGGCTGGCAGACGGCGGCGCTGTCGATGCGCCTCCTTGTCGAAGGACCCGCTCCCTTCGCGGGAGGCCTCATCGGTATGGGCGCCGAGCTCAGCTGGCCGCAGCCCGTGCGACCGGGCGACTCGATCCGCATCGAAGGCGAGGTGACGGAAATTAAGCGCTCGCGTTCGCGTCCCAATAGAGGAATCGCGACGATCAAGCTCACGACCTACAATCAGCGCGACGAGCCCGTGCAGAAGCTCGTTGCGCGCGCCCTGGTCTTCGCACGCGGAGCCGGCGCGTGA
- a CDS encoding UPF0149 family protein, producing MATPAAQTRAPIHPHFDPQEMREAHAALSNADGMITAIAIGPEKISPAEWLPKIGFGIAGPNNLDRQLNLLAEHFMDRHDEILRLVRQAGNAYEPRLWRDKDGRIVADDWVDGFMDGVRLRSEPWQELFQQPDCALLSPILAHLRDKDGKYVLFDPMTGEGEKQLRLAVEALPEAVVALSRYWRRRRAFANGDMEAVSLFGKVGRNEPCPCGSGKKFKRCHGEAA from the coding sequence ATGGCCACCCCCGCTGCGCAGACGCGCGCGCCCATCCATCCTCACTTCGATCCGCAGGAAATGCGCGAAGCGCACGCCGCCCTGTCCAACGCGGACGGGATGATCACCGCCATCGCCATCGGGCCGGAGAAAATTTCGCCGGCGGAATGGCTCCCCAAGATCGGTTTCGGCATTGCAGGACCAAATAATCTGGACCGGCAGCTCAACCTGCTCGCGGAACATTTCATGGACCGCCACGACGAGATCCTCAGGCTCGTCCGGCAAGCCGGCAACGCTTACGAGCCGCGCTTGTGGCGCGACAAGGACGGGCGCATCGTCGCCGATGACTGGGTTGACGGATTCATGGACGGCGTTCGGCTGCGCTCGGAGCCCTGGCAAGAACTCTTCCAGCAGCCCGACTGCGCCCTTCTCTCGCCCATCCTTGCCCATCTGCGCGACAAGGATGGCAAATATGTCCTCTTCGATCCGATGACCGGAGAAGGCGAGAAACAGTTGCGCCTTGCGGTTGAGGCGCTGCCGGAAGCGGTGGTGGCGTTGTCGCGCTATTGGCGGCGGCGGCGGGCTTTCGCCAATGGCGACATGGAGGCGGTCTCGCTCTTCGGCAAAGTCGGCCGCAACGAACCTTGTCCCTGCGGATCGGGCAAGAAATTCAAGCGCTGCCACGGCGAAGCCGCGTGA
- a CDS encoding cation:proton antiporter, whose product MDESIGHFVALLAVAMLVAIAARRLKLPYTVGLVVVGAALKFSRLDLGEHLTHDLVFDLILPPLLFEAALALSWRDLKRDLVPILVFSTVGALAATFFVAEGMTLLLGWPFASALVFGALIAATDPVATIAMFKDNALHGRLRLLVESESLMNDGAAAVIFVASLAWAGAGAAASADGSSVLSLAGVAVGGLAIGCLCGGLAILVAGRTSEHLVEAALTTITAFGAFLSAEYFHASGVLATVAAGLVMGNLGVLADDEKSYLTNRGREFAVPLWEFIAFLANSVVFLLIGVDLASMPFGAGEAFAIFVAIGVVLLGRAVTIYPLSLLLAPTRWAIPLREQHILWWGGLRGALALALALSLPENLPLRDELRIAAFGVVGFSIVVQGLTMPPLLRRLGLVTSR is encoded by the coding sequence ATGGATGAAAGCATCGGACATTTCGTCGCCCTGCTCGCCGTCGCCATGCTGGTGGCCATCGCCGCGCGGCGGCTGAAGCTCCCCTACACGGTCGGCCTCGTCGTGGTCGGCGCGGCGCTGAAGTTCAGTCGCCTCGATCTCGGCGAGCATCTGACGCATGATCTCGTCTTCGATCTCATTTTGCCGCCGCTGCTGTTCGAGGCGGCGCTGGCGCTCTCCTGGCGCGATCTGAAGCGCGATCTCGTCCCGATCCTCGTCTTCTCGACGGTCGGGGCGCTCGCCGCGACTTTCTTCGTCGCGGAAGGCATGACGTTGCTGCTGGGTTGGCCGTTCGCCTCGGCTCTCGTGTTCGGCGCCTTGATCGCCGCAACCGACCCCGTCGCGACGATCGCCATGTTCAAGGACAACGCCCTTCATGGCCGCCTGCGCCTCCTCGTCGAGAGCGAAAGCCTCATGAATGACGGGGCGGCGGCGGTCATCTTCGTCGCGAGCCTCGCCTGGGCCGGCGCGGGCGCGGCGGCTTCGGCCGATGGGAGCTCGGTATTGAGCCTTGCCGGCGTCGCGGTTGGCGGCCTCGCGATCGGTTGTCTCTGCGGCGGCCTGGCCATCCTCGTTGCGGGGAGAACCTCCGAGCATCTGGTCGAAGCGGCGCTGACAACGATCACCGCCTTCGGCGCCTTTCTCTCCGCGGAATATTTTCACGCGTCCGGCGTGCTGGCCACCGTCGCCGCCGGTCTCGTGATGGGCAATCTCGGCGTGCTCGCCGACGACGAGAAATCCTATCTCACGAACAGAGGCCGGGAGTTCGCCGTCCCTTTGTGGGAGTTTATCGCTTTCCTCGCCAATTCGGTGGTGTTCTTGCTCATCGGCGTCGATCTGGCGTCCATGCCCTTCGGCGCCGGCGAGGCATTTGCGATCTTCGTCGCAATCGGCGTCGTGCTGCTCGGGCGCGCAGTGACGATTTATCCCTTGAGCCTGCTTCTCGCCCCGACGCGCTGGGCCATCCCTCTTCGTGAGCAGCATATTCTGTGGTGGGGAGGCCTGCGCGGCGCGCTGGCGCTCGCCCTGGCGCTGTCGCTGCCCGAGAACCTGCCGCTGCGCGACGAGCTCAGGATCGCGGCCTTCGGGGTCGTCGGCTTCTCGATCGTCGTGCAGGGCTTGACGATGCCGCCGCTGCTGCGCCGGCTGGGATTGGTGACGTCGAGATGA
- a CDS encoding ribonuclease T2 family protein, with amino-acid sequence MKRLLVVATISFSALLAGSAQAEVPMTGSFTAQQACPATPSIHSGDNAVSLEANHSYKLLAKNKDAATHYLLEVPGAEPTRRWVAIDCGDLSTGAASAQTQGGSQTNGGKQSFYLLAVSWEPAFCATEPSKPECQSETPGGADTRQLSLHGLWPDPDEYCNVPGDVVAIDKQKRFGDLPAVNLSEDVRDALEQVMPGTKSSLERHEWVKHGTCAPVATPDAYFTAATALMGQLNASEVGALFAKNVGAQITTAQIKKAMNDSFGAGAGDRIKVSCKGSHGDRMIMEVTIGLQGQLDGKSDLSQLVAAAPAVADSGCPSGLVTAVRQ; translated from the coding sequence ATGAAGCGCCTATTGGTTGTCGCAACGATCTCTTTCTCGGCGCTCCTCGCCGGCTCCGCCCAGGCGGAGGTTCCCATGACCGGCTCTTTCACCGCGCAGCAAGCCTGCCCGGCGACGCCCTCGATCCACAGCGGCGACAACGCCGTCAGCTTGGAAGCCAATCACTCCTATAAGCTCCTGGCCAAGAACAAGGACGCCGCGACGCATTATCTCCTCGAAGTGCCGGGCGCCGAGCCCACGCGCCGCTGGGTCGCCATCGACTGCGGCGATCTTTCGACGGGCGCCGCATCCGCTCAGACCCAAGGAGGAAGCCAAACCAATGGCGGCAAGCAAAGCTTCTACCTGCTCGCGGTCAGTTGGGAGCCCGCCTTCTGCGCCACGGAGCCGAGCAAGCCCGAATGTCAGAGCGAGACGCCGGGCGGCGCCGACACGAGGCAGCTTTCTCTGCATGGTCTGTGGCCCGATCCCGATGAATATTGCAATGTCCCGGGCGACGTCGTCGCGATCGACAAGCAGAAGCGCTTCGGCGATCTGCCGGCCGTCAACCTGTCCGAGGACGTTCGAGACGCTTTGGAGCAGGTCATGCCTGGCACGAAGTCGTCGCTGGAGCGTCACGAATGGGTTAAACACGGCACCTGCGCCCCTGTCGCGACGCCGGACGCCTACTTCACCGCGGCGACCGCATTGATGGGGCAATTGAACGCCTCGGAAGTCGGCGCTTTATTCGCGAAGAACGTCGGCGCCCAGATTACGACGGCGCAAATCAAGAAGGCGATGAACGACAGCTTCGGCGCCGGAGCGGGCGACCGCATCAAGGTGAGCTGCAAAGGCTCCCACGGAGACCGCATGATCATGGAGGTCACGATCGGCCTCCAAGGGCAGCTCGATGGAAAATCCGACCTGTCGCAGCTCGTCGCCGCCGCGCCGGCGGTCGCAGATTCGGGTTGTCCGAGCGGGCTCGTCACGGCCGTCCGACAGTGA
- a CDS encoding leucyl aminopeptidase family protein, protein MADAAHFAENEESAIPIDCVDKESFAQYLEGLPPPMRAYVGAAGFEPKPGALLLPPSPEGALARVLFGVESPGARRLDPFLAGKLTALPPGVYAFERAPRDPDAAALAFLLSSYQFLRYRAKPAAAPRLRAPKGVDALRLERIAAAVAMGRDLINTPANDMGPQALTDAALAIAERQGVAPRVVIGDDLLRENLPLIHAVGRAAAEAPRLVEFSCGPADGLKVTLVGKGVCYDTGGLDIKPSSAMALMKKDMGGSAVALSLAEMLLSVDLPLRLRVILPIVENSVSAASFRTGDVYKSRKGLSVEIGNTDAEGRLILADALALASEDEPDLLFDFATLTGAARVALGPELPPFYTRSDALAEEIARFGASANDPVWRLPLWEAYQSGLDSKIADVSSTTSHGFAGSITAALFLSRFVADPQRWAHFDVYCWNPSTKPGRPEGGEIQAARLLYDLIEARVATRSATR, encoded by the coding sequence ATGGCGGACGCGGCGCATTTTGCGGAAAATGAAGAGTCGGCGATTCCGATCGATTGCGTCGACAAGGAAAGCTTCGCCCAATATCTGGAGGGGCTGCCGCCGCCGATGCGCGCCTATGTCGGCGCCGCAGGGTTCGAGCCCAAGCCTGGCGCTTTGCTTCTCCCGCCATCGCCAGAGGGAGCGCTGGCGCGCGTGCTGTTTGGCGTCGAGTCTCCGGGCGCCCGGAGACTCGATCCCTTTCTTGCCGGCAAGCTGACGGCTCTGCCTCCCGGCGTCTACGCCTTCGAGCGCGCGCCGCGCGATCCGGACGCGGCGGCGCTGGCCTTTCTCCTGTCCTCCTACCAATTCCTCCGCTACCGGGCTAAACCCGCCGCAGCGCCACGGCTTCGCGCGCCCAAGGGCGTCGACGCGCTGCGCCTCGAGCGAATCGCCGCGGCGGTTGCGATGGGGCGCGATCTGATCAACACGCCGGCCAACGACATGGGGCCGCAGGCTCTGACCGATGCAGCGCTCGCTATCGCCGAGCGCCAGGGCGTCGCGCCGCGCGTCGTCATCGGCGACGATCTCTTGCGCGAGAACTTGCCCCTGATCCACGCGGTCGGCCGCGCCGCCGCCGAGGCGCCGAGACTCGTGGAGTTTTCCTGCGGCCCCGCGGACGGTCTCAAGGTCACGCTTGTCGGCAAAGGCGTGTGCTACGACACCGGCGGGCTCGACATAAAACCCTCGAGCGCGATGGCGCTGATGAAGAAAGACATGGGCGGCTCCGCGGTCGCGTTGTCGCTTGCCGAAATGCTGCTCTCGGTTGATCTGCCCCTGCGTCTGCGGGTGATCCTGCCCATCGTCGAGAATTCGGTCTCCGCCGCTTCTTTCCGCACCGGCGACGTCTACAAGAGCCGCAAGGGACTGAGCGTCGAGATCGGCAACACGGACGCCGAAGGACGGCTCATCCTGGCCGACGCCTTGGCGCTCGCCAGCGAGGACGAGCCCGATCTGCTCTTCGATTTTGCGACGCTGACGGGCGCGGCGCGCGTGGCGCTCGGTCCCGAGCTGCCGCCTTTCTACACGCGTTCCGACGCGCTCGCCGAGGAGATCGCGCGCTTTGGCGCCAGCGCGAACGATCCCGTCTGGCGGCTGCCGCTCTGGGAAGCCTATCAGAGCGGGCTGGACAGCAAGATTGCGGATGTGTCGAGCACGACGAGCCACGGCTTCGCGGGTTCGATCACGGCGGCTCTCTTCCTCAGCCGCTTCGTCGCCGATCCGCAGCGCTGGGCGCATTTCGACGTCTATTGCTGGAACCCCTCAACGAAGCCCGGCCGCCCCGAAGGCGGCGAGATCCAGGCTGCCCGCCTGCTTTACGACCTCATCGAGGCGCGTGTCGCGACAAGGAGCGCGACGCGATGA
- a CDS encoding alkaline phosphatase family protein produces the protein MSRNLLKSLCLATTALTAASLAPAQADSTRTPIKHVIIVVGENRTFDNLFGAYQPTNGQLVDNLLSKGIILASGDPGPNFATAKQRTAYEPGPNYHVETATTGSYVTLPQPYTGHEFQPRSSDGAFVSAPSSIPDSRFPANLPNGPFQISKYAPYGAYTGDPVHRFFQMWQEADGRKHDKFVWVEETIGTGSNGNPPPSGGFNPKEGGISMGFYNMSAGDAPVFMSLAQQYAISDNYHQAVMGGTGANFQALVTGHAAYFTDWTKLDGSVGTPLGNQIENPNPLSGTNNYYTQDGYGGGSYVECSDNGQPGVKAVADELNDRGVKDRKCAPGHYYLVNNYNLYWNRFTGVTNPVGAANNFTLPPQSAPTIAEVMTKANVSWKYYSADSGNDQTRFHDQVDGVFFPLVAANDTGPSVRYHSYCNICDPLTGYSNIETNASEAAKLQSYGDFVDDLANDKLPAVSFVRPFEAFAAHPANSSPALYEAFLDTLIKRVKGSKAWESTAIFITVDEGGGYYDSGYIQPVDFFGDGTRIPLIVVSPYAKKGYVDHTYYDHVSLLKFIERNWGLPKISKLSRDNLPNPRHNDDSPYVPTNSPAIGDLMKLFAFEDWDDRD, from the coding sequence ATGAGTCGTAATCTTCTCAAATCCCTCTGTCTTGCGACGACCGCGCTGACGGCGGCGTCGCTCGCGCCGGCACAGGCGGATTCAACCCGGACTCCAATCAAACACGTCATTATCGTCGTCGGCGAGAATCGCACCTTCGACAATCTCTTCGGCGCCTATCAGCCGACAAATGGCCAGCTTGTCGACAATTTGCTGAGCAAGGGCATCATCCTGGCAAGTGGCGATCCGGGTCCGAATTTCGCCACGGCCAAGCAGCGGACAGCATACGAGCCCGGGCCGAACTACCATGTGGAGACCGCGACCACCGGCTCCTATGTCACGCTGCCGCAGCCTTACACGGGACACGAATTCCAGCCGCGCTCGAGCGATGGCGCTTTCGTCTCCGCGCCGTCGAGCATTCCAGACAGCCGCTTTCCTGCGAATTTGCCGAACGGGCCGTTCCAGATCAGCAAATATGCGCCCTACGGCGCATACACGGGCGACCCGGTTCACCGCTTCTTCCAGATGTGGCAGGAGGCGGACGGCCGTAAGCACGACAAGTTCGTCTGGGTCGAGGAGACCATCGGCACGGGTTCGAACGGCAATCCGCCGCCCTCCGGAGGGTTCAACCCCAAAGAGGGCGGGATCTCCATGGGGTTCTACAACATGAGCGCCGGCGACGCGCCTGTCTTCATGTCGCTCGCCCAGCAATATGCGATCAGCGACAATTATCATCAGGCGGTCATGGGCGGCACGGGCGCTAACTTCCAGGCGCTCGTCACCGGCCACGCCGCCTATTTCACCGATTGGACGAAGCTCGACGGTTCGGTCGGCACGCCTCTCGGCAACCAGATCGAGAATCCCAATCCGCTCTCGGGAACGAACAACTACTACACTCAGGATGGCTACGGCGGCGGCTCTTACGTCGAATGCTCCGACAATGGCCAGCCTGGCGTCAAGGCGGTTGCGGACGAGCTCAATGATCGCGGCGTGAAGGACAGGAAATGCGCGCCGGGACACTACTATCTCGTGAACAACTACAACCTTTATTGGAACCGATTCACGGGCGTCACCAACCCAGTTGGCGCAGCCAACAACTTCACGCTGCCGCCGCAGAGCGCGCCGACCATCGCCGAAGTGATGACGAAGGCGAATGTGTCCTGGAAATACTACAGCGCGGATAGCGGCAACGATCAGACCCGGTTCCACGACCAGGTGGACGGCGTCTTCTTCCCCTTGGTCGCGGCGAACGACACCGGGCCGTCCGTCCGCTATCACTCCTACTGCAACATCTGTGACCCGCTGACGGGCTACAGCAATATCGAGACAAACGCTTCCGAGGCGGCGAAGCTGCAGAGCTATGGCGATTTTGTCGACGATCTGGCGAATGACAAGCTGCCGGCTGTTTCCTTCGTTCGCCCGTTCGAGGCCTTCGCCGCGCATCCGGCGAATTCGTCCCCGGCGCTCTACGAGGCGTTCCTCGATACGCTCATCAAGCGCGTGAAGGGCTCGAAGGCTTGGGAATCGACCGCGATCTTCATCACGGTCGATGAAGGCGGCGGCTACTATGACTCGGGCTACATCCAGCCTGTCGATTTCTTCGGCGACGGCACGCGCATTCCGCTCATCGTCGTGTCGCCCTACGCCAAGAAGGGTTACGTCGATCACACATACTACGATCACGTCTCGCTGCTGAAGTTCATCGAGAGGAACTGGGGCCTGCCCAAGATCTCGAAGCTGAGCCGTGACAATCTGCCGAATCCACGGCACAACGACGACAGTCCCTATGTGCCGACGAACAGCCCGGCAATCGGCGACTTGATGAAGTTGTTCGCCTTCGAGGACTGGGACGATAGGGACTAG
- a CDS encoding C40 family peptidase, which translates to MSGSFDRRLTPARPEIAAKHLEGRVAAARFVDGVAMQIKEGVVDVKREPRPDAPLDTQALYGDCVTVYDEEEGWCWGQLASDGYVGWIAANALWSRVEPPTHVVRVARSFVYPAANMKAPTILALPLGAAARIVEQRDDFLATGEGGFIYAKHLAPIDAHADDFVAVAETLIGVPYLWGGKSPLGIDCSGLVQCALARAGIAAPRDSDLQQAGLGRVVAAEEPLQRGDLVFWKGHVGIMRDASTLLHANATHMLVASEPLDEVRARNVAAGAGEVTAIKRLAPHQEQSKA; encoded by the coding sequence ATGAGCGGGAGTTTCGACAGAAGGCTGACGCCCGCGCGACCCGAAATCGCCGCCAAGCATCTCGAAGGCCGCGTTGCGGCCGCGCGCTTCGTCGATGGCGTCGCCATGCAGATCAAGGAGGGCGTCGTGGACGTGAAGCGCGAGCCGCGCCCCGACGCGCCGCTCGACACCCAGGCGCTCTATGGCGACTGCGTGACCGTCTATGACGAGGAGGAGGGCTGGTGCTGGGGTCAGCTCGCAAGCGACGGCTATGTCGGCTGGATCGCGGCCAATGCGCTCTGGAGCCGCGTCGAACCGCCGACCCATGTGGTTCGCGTGGCGCGCAGCTTCGTCTATCCCGCCGCCAATATGAAGGCGCCGACGATCCTGGCGCTGCCGCTCGGCGCGGCAGCGCGCATCGTGGAGCAGCGGGACGACTTTCTGGCGACGGGGGAGGGTGGCTTCATCTATGCGAAGCATTTGGCCCCGATCGACGCCCATGCCGATGATTTCGTCGCCGTCGCCGAGACGTTGATCGGCGTCCCCTATCTTTGGGGCGGCAAGAGCCCGCTGGGGATCGATTGCTCGGGCCTCGTGCAATGCGCCTTGGCGCGCGCAGGGATCGCCGCGCCGCGCGACAGCGATCTGCAGCAGGCGGGGCTTGGGCGGGTCGTTGCGGCGGAGGAGCCTCTGCAGCGCGGCGATCTCGTCTTTTGGAAAGGTCATGTCGGGATCATGCGCGACGCCTCGACGCTGCTGCACGCCAACGCGACGCATATGCTGGTCGCGTCCGAACCTTTGGATGAAGTCCGCGCGCGCAACGTCGCCGCCGGGGCGGGTGAGGTGACGGCAATCAAGAGGCTGGCTCCCCATCAGGAGCAGAGCAAAGCATGA
- a CDS encoding aldo/keto reductase, with translation MQKRRLGRNGPEVSAIGLGCMGMSDFYAGGDEAESIATIRHALDCGVTFLDTADMYGLGENEKLVGLAIAKRRDEVFLATKFGNVRAPDGAFLGVDGRPDYVRRCCEASLKRLGVETIDLYYQHRVDPKTPIEETVGAMTSLVKAGKVRYLGLSEAAPATLRKACAVHPIAALQTEYSLWSREPEGEILAACRELGVGFVAYSPLGRGFLTGRFKSTDDVPQDDYRRHTPRFQGENFDKNLALLRELEAFAREKRCTPAQLALAWVLAQGEDIVPIPGTKRRKYFDENVGALSIALSADEIARIGEALPAGAAAGTRYIEPAMNALNL, from the coding sequence ATGCAAAAACGCAGGCTTGGACGCAACGGCCCGGAGGTCTCCGCGATCGGGCTCGGCTGCATGGGCATGTCGGACTTCTATGCCGGCGGCGACGAGGCCGAGTCGATCGCGACGATCCGTCACGCGCTCGATTGCGGCGTCACCTTTCTCGACACCGCCGACATGTATGGGCTCGGCGAGAATGAGAAGCTCGTTGGCCTGGCGATCGCGAAGCGGCGCGACGAGGTTTTTCTCGCCACGAAATTCGGAAATGTGCGCGCGCCGGACGGCGCGTTTCTCGGCGTCGATGGGCGCCCCGACTATGTGCGGCGCTGCTGCGAGGCGAGCCTGAAGCGCCTCGGCGTTGAAACGATCGATCTCTATTACCAGCACCGCGTCGATCCCAAAACGCCGATAGAGGAGACCGTCGGCGCGATGACCTCGCTCGTGAAGGCCGGCAAGGTCCGCTATCTCGGCCTCTCCGAGGCCGCGCCAGCGACGTTGCGCAAGGCCTGCGCCGTGCATCCGATCGCCGCGCTGCAGACCGAATATTCGCTTTGGAGCCGCGAGCCCGAGGGCGAAATTCTCGCCGCCTGCCGAGAGCTCGGCGTCGGCTTTGTCGCTTACAGCCCGCTGGGGCGGGGCTTCCTGACCGGGCGCTTCAAATCCACCGACGATGTGCCGCAAGACGACTACCGCCGTCACACCCCGCGCTTCCAGGGAGAGAATTTCGACAAGAACCTCGCGCTTCTCCGCGAGCTCGAAGCCTTCGCGCGCGAGAAGCGCTGCACGCCGGCGCAGCTCGCGCTGGCCTGGGTGCTGGCGCAGGGAGAGGACATCGTGCCTATTCCCGGCACGAAGCGGCGCAAATATTTCGACGAGAATGTCGGGGCGTTGTCGATAGCGCTCTCCGCCGACGAGATCGCGCGGATCGGCGAAGCGCTGCCTGCTGGCGCAGCCGCCGGAACGCGTTACATCGAGCCGGCCATGAATGCGCTAAATTTATAG
- a CDS encoding elongation factor G, with amino-acid sequence MSGTDHTLGARIGGPRLIAILGPFQTGKTKLFEALLVRAGAAREGAALGDLSPEARAHQMSVEANIGSADYLGDQFTFIDIPGSLEFSHEARQTLPLVDAAIVVCEADPRKIFPLQLVLRELEELGLPHFLFLNKIDTAVTSVREALAMLQPASRTPLIARQMPLWKNGVAIGFIDLALERAYVYREHSTSEIIEIPAGETAHEKEERYSMLERLADYDDELMEELIADIEPPRDQIFDDLSKELRAGLVVPLFFGSAERGAGVTRLLKALRHEAPGVATTRERLGVAPEGPALAQVLRTIHTSHGGKLSLSRVLRGNFVDGQPVLSPEGEEKISGLSRLLGGALSKQGEAREGDTLAFGRLEHAKTGDRLSGDPRLGAKEATKSELIPPPPVHALALKAKDRKDEMKLAGALAKLIDEDPALQCVNDQSLSETRLLGQGEMHLRVTLERLASRFGVTVETRKPTVAYKETIRKRVQSRGRHKKQSGGHGQFGDVLLAVGPRERGEGFHFSEQIHGGAVPKQYFSSVEAGCVDAMGQGPLGFPVVDVEAVLMDGSFHTVDSSDMAFRAAGRVGMSEALAQAESVLLEPVLAVTVYAPSEDISRASAIVSGRRGQILGFGPREGWEGWDKMEALMPEAEMDNLIVELRSATSGAGFYEARFDHLAELTGRLARDVAAARAAAKGNGAG; translated from the coding sequence ATGAGCGGGACGGATCACACTCTCGGCGCAAGGATCGGAGGCCCGCGCCTCATCGCGATCCTCGGGCCTTTCCAGACCGGCAAGACCAAGCTTTTCGAGGCGCTCCTCGTGCGCGCCGGGGCGGCGAGAGAAGGCGCCGCGCTGGGCGATCTCTCCCCGGAGGCGCGCGCGCACCAGATGAGCGTCGAGGCGAATATCGGCTCCGCCGATTATCTCGGCGATCAATTCACCTTCATCGACATACCGGGCTCCCTCGAGTTCTCACACGAAGCGCGCCAGACGCTGCCGCTCGTCGACGCCGCGATCGTTGTCTGCGAGGCGGATCCGCGCAAGATTTTTCCGCTCCAACTCGTTCTGCGCGAGCTCGAGGAGCTTGGGCTCCCGCACTTTCTCTTTCTCAACAAGATCGACACGGCGGTCACCAGCGTGCGCGAGGCGCTCGCCATGCTGCAGCCGGCCTCGCGCACGCCTTTGATCGCAAGACAAATGCCGCTGTGGAAGAATGGCGTCGCGATCGGTTTCATCGATTTGGCGCTCGAGCGCGCCTATGTCTATCGCGAGCACTCCACCTCGGAAATCATCGAGATTCCGGCCGGCGAGACCGCGCATGAGAAGGAAGAGCGCTACTCGATGCTCGAGCGTCTCGCCGATTACGACGACGAACTGATGGAGGAGCTCATTGCCGACATCGAGCCGCCTCGCGACCAGATCTTCGACGACCTTTCCAAGGAGTTGCGCGCCGGCCTTGTCGTGCCGCTGTTTTTTGGCTCGGCCGAACGCGGCGCCGGCGTGACGCGCCTGCTGAAGGCCCTGCGCCATGAGGCGCCGGGCGTCGCGACCACTCGCGAGAGGTTGGGCGTGGCCCCGGAGGGACCGGCGCTCGCCCAGGTGCTTCGAACGATCCACACCTCGCATGGCGGCAAGCTCTCGCTGTCGCGCGTCTTGCGCGGGAATTTTGTCGATGGCCAGCCAGTCCTTTCGCCGGAGGGCGAGGAAAAGATCTCGGGCCTCTCGCGCCTGCTCGGGGGGGCGCTGTCGAAGCAAGGGGAGGCGAGGGAGGGCGACACGCTCGCATTCGGACGCTTGGAGCACGCCAAGACGGGCGATCGTCTCTCCGGCGATCCGCGTCTCGGGGCGAAGGAGGCGACGAAAAGCGAGCTGATCCCTCCACCGCCCGTGCATGCGCTGGCGCTCAAGGCGAAGGACCGCAAAGACGAGATGAAGCTCGCCGGCGCCTTGGCGAAATTGATCGACGAGGATCCGGCGCTCCAATGCGTTAACGATCAGAGCCTCTCAGAAACGCGGCTGCTCGGGCAGGGCGAGATGCACCTGCGCGTGACGCTGGAACGGTTGGCGTCGCGTTTCGGCGTCACGGTTGAGACGCGAAAACCGACGGTCGCCTATAAGGAGACCATCCGCAAGCGCGTGCAGTCTCGCGGTCGCCACAAGAAGCAATCCGGCGGCCATGGCCAGTTCGGCGACGTGCTCTTGGCCGTCGGCCCACGGGAGCGCGGCGAAGGCTTCCATTTCTCCGAGCAGATTCACGGCGGCGCCGTGCCAAAGCAGTATTTCTCCTCCGTTGAAGCGGGCTGCGTCGATGCAATGGGACAGGGGCCTCTCGGTTTCCCGGTCGTCGACGTCGAGGCGGTGCTGATGGACGGCTCCTTTCATACGGTCGATTCCTCCGACATGGCCTTCCGCGCCGCCGGTCGCGTCGGCATGAGCGAGGCCTTGGCGCAGGCGGAGTCCGTGCTGCTCGAGCCTGTGCTCGCCGTGACGGTCTATGCGCCGAGCGAGGACATCTCGCGCGCTTCCGCGATCGTCTCGGGCCGGCGCGGACAGATCCTGGGTTTCGGGCCGCGTGAAGGCTGGGAGGGTTGGGACAAGATGGAGGCGCTGATGCCCGAGGCCGAAATGGACAATCTCATCGTCGAATTGCGTTCGGCGACCTCTGGCGCGGGCTTTTACGAAGCCCGCTTCGACCATCTGGCCGAGCTGACCGGAAGGCTCGCGCGCGACGTGGCGGCGGCGCGCGCCGCTGCGAAGGGCAACGGGGCCGGGTGA